A genomic segment from Mesorhizobium sp. AR02 encodes:
- a CDS encoding AI-2E family transporter has product MAANPRNGMHPSAPGLAGILSAATAHPRTSLPTVATVVTTVAALYFGREVFLPIAIAVLLTFALAPVVSALKRAGIPRLPAVIVSVLSAFAALALFSFIAASQVSELAQNIPAYQTNILTKIRSLKETGVGGGIMARLSGVIERVGQEIDQQGPSPPPAASDKPQREPMPVEIVSREKPIEVLQNIIGPLISPLASAGLIVIVVIFMLLEREDLRDRFIRLVGYGDLHRTTQALQDAGKRVGQYLLMQLVVNTVYAIPIAAGLWVLGIPNALLWGLLALALRFVPYIGPVIGALLPIFLALAVAPGWSLVLWTAALFVVMELVTGNVVEPWLYGSRTGLSPLAIIVAAIFWTWLWGPLGLVLSTPLTVCLVVLGRHVPQFEFLDVLFGNQPVLEPHARLYQRLLAGDPDEATDHAEEMLEEKYLIEFYDKVAIPALLLGEQDRVRGVMGDQQRRQVAASALTLVANLDDNAQEEAEEDDPEVAEDARANAGKEAAGEGKDAEGDDDTELPDGTDMSVLCAGGRGELDDAAAAMLAQVLEVQGATVSKAGFADMEPASIRRLELDAVDTVVVGFLNHDSVKHARFLVRRLKRAKPALRVGIVFWSETGDDNTEAAAGLASDNADFVAHSMADAVLGALSNDPPVVLKLAVKRRIRRRPPARKKVSLAAAN; this is encoded by the coding sequence GTGGCAGCCAATCCTCGAAACGGCATGCATCCGTCGGCTCCCGGACTGGCGGGCATTCTTTCCGCAGCCACCGCCCACCCGCGCACGTCCTTGCCCACTGTCGCAACTGTCGTGACGACGGTAGCCGCCTTGTACTTTGGGCGCGAGGTTTTCCTGCCGATTGCAATCGCGGTGCTTTTGACCTTCGCGCTTGCCCCGGTGGTTTCCGCGCTCAAACGAGCCGGCATACCCCGCCTTCCTGCTGTCATTGTAAGCGTGCTCAGCGCATTCGCGGCGCTCGCCCTATTCTCTTTCATTGCCGCGTCGCAGGTCAGCGAACTGGCGCAGAACATCCCGGCCTACCAAACAAACATCCTGACCAAGATCCGCTCGCTCAAGGAAACTGGCGTCGGCGGAGGTATAATGGCCAGATTGAGCGGGGTGATCGAGCGCGTCGGCCAGGAGATCGATCAGCAGGGGCCGTCGCCGCCTCCCGCGGCGAGCGACAAGCCGCAGCGTGAACCGATGCCTGTCGAGATCGTCTCGCGGGAAAAGCCGATCGAAGTCCTGCAGAACATCATCGGCCCGCTGATCAGCCCTCTGGCGTCGGCCGGGCTGATCGTAATCGTCGTCATCTTCATGCTGCTGGAGCGGGAGGATCTGCGCGATCGTTTCATCCGCCTTGTCGGTTACGGCGACCTCCACCGAACCACTCAGGCGCTTCAGGATGCCGGCAAGCGGGTCGGTCAATATCTGCTCATGCAGTTGGTGGTGAACACCGTCTACGCCATACCGATTGCGGCCGGGCTCTGGGTCTTGGGCATTCCCAATGCACTGCTGTGGGGATTGCTGGCGCTGGCCCTGCGCTTCGTTCCCTATATTGGCCCGGTCATTGGTGCGCTGCTGCCTATATTCTTGGCGCTGGCCGTGGCGCCTGGCTGGTCGCTCGTCCTGTGGACCGCCGCCCTGTTCGTGGTGATGGAGTTGGTCACCGGCAACGTCGTCGAACCCTGGCTTTACGGCTCGAGGACGGGGCTCTCGCCACTGGCTATCATTGTCGCGGCGATCTTCTGGACCTGGCTGTGGGGTCCGCTCGGTCTGGTTCTGTCGACGCCGCTCACCGTCTGTCTCGTCGTGCTCGGCAGGCACGTGCCGCAGTTCGAATTCCTCGACGTGCTGTTCGGCAACCAGCCGGTGCTCGAACCTCATGCCCGGCTCTACCAGCGACTGCTGGCTGGCGATCCCGACGAAGCCACCGACCACGCCGAGGAGATGCTGGAGGAGAAGTATTTGATCGAATTCTACGACAAGGTCGCCATTCCCGCCTTGCTGCTCGGTGAGCAGGACCGCGTGCGCGGCGTGATGGGCGACCAGCAAAGGCGGCAAGTGGCGGCCAGTGCTCTGACGCTGGTGGCAAACCTCGACGACAACGCACAGGAGGAAGCAGAGGAAGATGACCCGGAGGTGGCCGAGGACGCACGGGCGAATGCGGGAAAAGAGGCAGCCGGAGAGGGCAAGGATGCCGAGGGCGACGACGACACCGAGCTGCCGGATGGCACCGACATGTCGGTGCTTTGTGCCGGCGGGCGCGGCGAACTCGACGATGCCGCCGCCGCAATGTTGGCGCAGGTGCTCGAAGTCCAGGGCGCGACCGTGTCGAAGGCGGGCTTTGCCGATATGGAGCCGGCAAGCATTCGCCGCCTCGAACTCGACGCGGTCGACACCGTCGTGGTCGGTTTCCTGAACCACGATTCCGTCAAGCACGCCCGATTTCTGGTGCGCCGTCTGAAGCGCGCCAAGCCGGCGTTGCGGGTAGGCATCGTGTTCTGGTCGGAGACCGGGGACGACAACACGGAAGCAGCCGCTGGGCTGGCCAGCGACAATGCCGATTTCGTTGCGCATAGCATGGCCGACGCCGTGCTGGGTGCGTTGTCAAACGATCCGCCGGTCGTGCTCAAGCTCGCTGTCAAACGCCGCATACGCCGCCGACCGCCAGCCCGCAAGAAAGTGTCGCTTGCAGCGGCAAACTGA
- the tnpB gene encoding IS66 family insertion sequence element accessory protein TnpB (TnpB, as the term is used for proteins encoded by IS66 family insertion elements, is considered an accessory protein, since TnpC, encoded by a neighboring gene, is a DDE family transposase.), whose amino-acid sequence MFRLGADLKVYLHREPIDFRAGINSLAVLVQETMALDPFAPAVFAFCNRRRDRMKLLFFDRSGFVLVLKRLTEDKFRWPRREAAVVTLTTEQLHWILDGIDIDAMVRHPVRQYQVAG is encoded by the coding sequence ATGTTCAGACTGGGCGCTGACCTGAAAGTCTACCTGCACCGCGAGCCGATCGACTTCCGGGCCGGCATCAACAGCCTTGCGGTTCTGGTCCAAGAGACGATGGCGCTCGATCCGTTTGCTCCAGCGGTTTTTGCCTTCTGCAATCGCCGTCGCGACCGGATGAAGCTCTTGTTCTTTGACCGGTCCGGCTTCGTGCTGGTCCTGAAGCGGCTGACCGAGGACAAGTTCCGGTGGCCGCGCCGGGAGGCAGCGGTGGTCACGCTTACGACCGAGCAATTGCACTGGATCCTCGACGGCATCGATATCGATGCGATGGTCCGCCATCCGGTGCGGCAATATCAGGTTGCCGGTTGA
- the tnpC gene encoding IS66 family transposase produces the protein MNRPGEPTVEELMARIAALRAENRQLTERVVKLEEELALARLHRFAPRSEKHIDRLFNEAEQAADEDAADNEDGDVVVLPDTGLPASEGATGKKRGRKALPENLPRERVEYDLPDAQKACPCCRHQMHRMGETVTEQLHIEVKAKVLQNVRFKYACRHCDRTGISTPVVTAPMPTQPLPGSIATASTLAFALVHKYVDGTPLYRLAQAFERAGVPVSRGALGHWVIGSSEKHLSRIYDALKLRLRSQPLIHGDETTVQVLKEMDREAASTSYMWAYRSGQDSDEPIVLLEYQPGRGQIHPQAFLGDYRGIVMSDGYSAWRTLEGATHLGCMAHSRRRFVDALKARKKGGGPPEQALRFFEQLYRVERQARNEIPDDGETRDHCIRRFRQQHSVPILHALKAWLDDIAPKVLPDSKLGDAVSYTLNQWGYLTRYTEDGSMPIDNNLLERDIRIFATGRKSWLFSDTVDGAKASAIVYSLMLTCRACGVEPLAWLRHVLTELPQRPENVAIDDLLPFNFLKAAAA, from the coding sequence ATGAATCGACCCGGCGAACCGACTGTTGAAGAGTTGATGGCGCGTATTGCTGCGCTTCGGGCGGAGAACCGTCAACTCACCGAACGCGTCGTCAAACTCGAGGAAGAGCTGGCGCTTGCACGACTGCATCGTTTTGCGCCGCGCAGTGAAAAACACATTGACCGCCTCTTCAATGAAGCCGAACAGGCCGCGGATGAGGACGCCGCCGACAACGAAGATGGCGATGTCGTTGTCCTGCCGGACACGGGCTTGCCGGCGAGCGAAGGGGCGACGGGAAAGAAGCGCGGCCGCAAGGCCTTGCCGGAAAACCTGCCGCGCGAGCGTGTCGAGTATGACCTTCCCGACGCCCAGAAGGCTTGTCCTTGCTGCCGTCACCAGATGCATCGCATGGGCGAGACCGTTACCGAGCAACTTCATATCGAGGTGAAGGCGAAGGTCCTGCAGAATGTGCGGTTCAAATATGCTTGCCGTCATTGCGACCGCACCGGGATCAGCACGCCGGTCGTGACCGCGCCGATGCCCACGCAACCTTTGCCGGGCAGCATCGCTACGGCCTCGACGCTGGCCTTCGCGCTCGTTCATAAGTATGTCGACGGCACACCGCTCTACCGCCTGGCGCAGGCATTCGAGCGCGCCGGCGTTCCTGTCAGCCGAGGCGCTCTGGGCCACTGGGTGATCGGCTCGAGCGAAAAGCATCTCTCCCGCATCTATGACGCGCTGAAGCTGCGGCTCAGATCGCAGCCCCTCATCCATGGTGACGAGACCACGGTCCAGGTGCTGAAGGAAATGGACAGAGAGGCCGCCAGCACCTCGTACATGTGGGCATACCGGAGCGGCCAGGACAGTGACGAGCCGATCGTGCTGCTCGAATATCAGCCGGGCCGCGGCCAGATACACCCGCAGGCCTTCCTCGGCGATTACCGCGGCATCGTGATGAGCGACGGCTATTCCGCCTGGCGCACGCTGGAAGGGGCAACGCATCTTGGATGCATGGCCCATTCCAGGCGGCGCTTCGTCGATGCCCTAAAGGCGAGGAAGAAAGGCGGCGGGCCGCCGGAACAGGCACTCCGGTTCTTCGAACAGCTCTACCGAGTTGAAAGGCAGGCGCGGAACGAAATCCCCGATGACGGCGAAACGCGAGATCACTGCATTCGCCGCTTCCGCCAGCAACATAGTGTCCCCATCCTCCATGCTCTCAAGGCATGGCTCGACGACATCGCCCCAAAAGTCTTGCCGGACAGCAAGCTCGGCGACGCCGTCTCCTACACCCTGAACCAATGGGGATATCTGACGCGTTACACCGAGGACGGCAGCATGCCGATCGACAACAATCTTCTGGAGCGCGACATCAGGATTTTTGCAACTGGCAGGAAGAGTTGGTTGTTCAGCGATACTGTCGACGGAGCCAAGGCCAGCGCCATCGTCTACAGCCTGATGTTAACCTGCCGCGCCTGTGGCGTCGAGCCGTTAGCGTGGTTGCGCCACGTCCTCACTGAACTGCCTCAGCGCCCCGAGAACGTGGCTATCGACGATCTCCTGCCCTTCAACTTCCTCAAAGCCGCCGCAGCCTGA
- a CDS encoding sensor histidine kinase, translated as MTTTAENLKPLLWEPKNLVRAIEAAGVALWSWNVDSDALAMDDRAYDLWGIPRTTDVKFEDLSAHIHPADRDRVRAAFNATRAIVGPYEIDFRMMIGDELKWISARGQGDDEGIVQRLMFGIFIDVTGRKQAEESRELLAGEMSHRVKNLLTIASGLTAITSRSTNTTNDMARELTQRLTALGRAHDLVRPVPGQTEAASALLGDLLTVLLAPYDDLGAFSGRIRVSVPRMSVGESSATILALIIHELATNSLKYGALSAEAGTLDVSCSAHDDAVTIVWTESGGPLVETPAGPPGYGSRLVERSVTGHLRGSIAYDWSKQGLVVTLKVQPERLAQ; from the coding sequence ATGACGACAACCGCGGAAAATCTAAAGCCCCTCCTTTGGGAACCCAAGAACCTGGTCCGAGCCATCGAAGCCGCAGGGGTCGCCCTGTGGTCATGGAACGTGGATAGCGACGCGTTGGCCATGGATGACCGCGCCTATGACCTTTGGGGCATCCCGCGCACCACAGACGTCAAGTTTGAAGACCTTTCCGCGCACATCCATCCTGCGGATCGCGACCGAGTGCGCGCGGCCTTCAACGCCACGCGAGCGATTGTCGGCCCCTATGAGATCGACTTCCGGATGATGATCGGCGACGAACTCAAATGGATTTCCGCGCGTGGTCAAGGCGACGACGAAGGGATAGTCCAGCGGCTGATGTTCGGCATCTTCATTGATGTGACCGGCCGCAAACAGGCGGAAGAAAGCCGTGAGCTGCTGGCTGGCGAAATGAGCCATCGCGTCAAGAACCTGCTCACCATAGCCTCCGGCCTTACAGCCATTACCTCGCGTTCGACGAACACCACCAACGATATGGCGCGCGAGCTTACTCAGCGGCTGACTGCCTTGGGGCGAGCCCATGATCTGGTGCGGCCGGTGCCCGGGCAGACCGAGGCCGCCTCGGCCCTGCTTGGCGATCTGCTTACGGTACTGCTCGCGCCTTATGACGATCTGGGAGCGTTCAGCGGCCGCATCAGGGTGTCGGTACCAAGGATGAGCGTCGGTGAATCCTCGGCAACTATCCTCGCGCTTATCATCCATGAACTTGCAACCAACTCGCTCAAATACGGTGCCCTGTCGGCCGAGGCAGGGACGCTGGATGTTTCGTGCTCGGCGCACGATGACGCCGTCACGATCGTCTGGACAGAAAGTGGTGGACCCCTCGTTGAGACACCTGCGGGCCCGCCCGGCTACGGCAGCAGATTGGTCGAGCGCAGCGTAACCGGGCATCTGCGTGGCTCGATCGCTTATGACTGGTCAAAGCAGGGCCTGGTCGTCACGCTGAAGGTCCAGCCGGAACGGCTCGCACAATAA
- a CDS encoding response regulator — protein MAPSICVLVVEDEPLIRMDIVDFLIGEGFEVLEAANADEAIDLLEANAQIQIMFTDIDMPGSMDGIKLSAAVRDRWPPIRIVATSGHRAVSVTDLPKGSLFYAKPYDNAAIATSLRDLVST, from the coding sequence TTGGCGCCTAGCATCTGCGTGTTGGTTGTCGAGGACGAGCCGCTAATCCGCATGGATATCGTGGATTTCCTGATCGGCGAGGGTTTCGAGGTATTGGAGGCTGCCAATGCCGATGAGGCAATCGACTTGCTCGAAGCCAATGCCCAGATCCAGATCATGTTCACCGACATCGACATGCCGGGGAGCATGGATGGCATAAAGCTTTCCGCTGCTGTTCGCGACCGCTGGCCACCCATCAGGATCGTGGCGACATCAGGCCACCGTGCGGTGTCGGTAACAGACCTTCCGAAAGGCAGCCTGTTTTATGCTAAGCCGTACGACAACGCAGCCATCGCAACAAGTCTACGCGACCTGGTCTCAACTTGA
- a CDS encoding host attachment family protein: protein MDIPKGATVAVADGERLNLFRNSGDEANPKLTASVVEDVANENKGSGARHQSSSANPDNSQIEEDSFAAGTADLLNRQVLGGQIANLIIIAAPRTLGELRKHYHQKLSDVLIGEIAKDLTGHSAQEIEKAVASA, encoded by the coding sequence ATGGATATTCCTAAAGGCGCGACCGTTGCAGTGGCCGATGGCGAGAGGCTCAATCTGTTCCGCAATTCAGGAGACGAAGCCAATCCAAAACTGACGGCCTCGGTCGTGGAAGACGTGGCAAACGAGAACAAGGGATCCGGTGCGCGTCATCAGAGCAGCTCCGCCAATCCGGACAACAGTCAGATCGAGGAGGACAGTTTCGCCGCCGGAACCGCCGATCTGCTCAACCGACAGGTCCTCGGCGGGCAAATCGCCAACCTGATCATCATCGCCGCTCCGCGAACGCTTGGCGAACTGCGCAAGCACTATCATCAGAAATTATCGGACGTTCTGATTGGCGAAATCGCCAAGGATCTCACCGGCCATTCGGCCCAGGAGATCGAGAAGGCAGTTGCCAGCGCCTAG
- a CDS encoding DUF982 domain-containing protein has translation MHDAFFRVPVTVELPNGELRRLSSASEAAILLMEKWPEEHGSRYRDALRACTGSLTSEEEVENARQAFLAAAEEAGLTVQGVHDNEDAPSPRSIEQPKSSYIVDEKRRDRGHREEQEDFLIRFLARETGITEAQARELIDMVGTDRGSLLREARILKAQR, from the coding sequence ATGCACGATGCTTTTTTCAGGGTTCCAGTGACGGTTGAGTTGCCAAATGGAGAACTTCGCAGGTTGTCTAGTGCATCCGAGGCTGCGATCTTGCTGATGGAGAAGTGGCCTGAAGAGCATGGCTCAAGATACCGGGACGCGCTGCGGGCTTGCACAGGCTCACTGACTTCAGAGGAGGAGGTGGAAAATGCCCGGCAGGCGTTTTTGGCGGCTGCGGAGGAGGCAGGGCTGACCGTGCAAGGCGTGCATGACAACGAGGACGCTCCATCGCCGCGTTCGATAGAACAGCCAAAATCGTCATACATCGTCGACGAGAAACGACGGGATCGTGGGCACAGGGAGGAGCAAGAAGACTTTCTCATCCGTTTCCTAGCGCGCGAAACCGGGATTACGGAAGCCCAGGCGCGCGAGCTGATCGATATGGTCGGTACTGATCGTGGATCACTGCTGCGAGAGGCCAGAATATTGAAGGCGCAGCGCTGA
- the tnpA gene encoding IS66-like element accessory protein TnpA, which produces MEEDDQKLQVRLVGRNGRRRYDPASKDRLVSACLEPGVSVSRLALEHGVNANLLRKWIKKRTETQSLPPSSSPAFIPVQIESTSDRVLLRQSSMAAVDLPATCDEVHGSEAKRAALFSSPAKVSASLPNGVKLTLECGDVDALTATIGALGHVQTGR; this is translated from the coding sequence ATGGAAGAAGATGATCAGAAATTGCAGGTAAGGCTTGTTGGTCGGAACGGGCGACGCCGATACGACCCTGCATCGAAGGACCGTCTTGTCTCGGCCTGCCTTGAGCCTGGCGTGTCGGTATCGAGGCTTGCGCTCGAACATGGGGTCAATGCGAACCTTCTTCGGAAGTGGATAAAGAAGCGCACTGAGACCCAGTCCCTCCCGCCGTCCTCATCACCGGCGTTCATCCCGGTTCAGATTGAAAGCACTTCCGATCGGGTCTTGCTGCGACAGAGCAGCATGGCTGCGGTGGATTTGCCGGCGACCTGTGATGAAGTGCATGGGTCGGAAGCCAAAAGGGCTGCGCTTTTTTCCTCTCCAGCCAAGGTGAGCGCGTCACTGCCGAACGGCGTGAAGTTGACGCTGGAATGCGGTGATGTGGATGCATTGACGGCGACCATCGGAGCACTGGGTCATGTTCAGACTGGGCGCTGA
- a CDS encoding chemotaxis protein CheB — protein sequence MPKHLNDWLAGALMPMGIEPVFVVGTSEGGVTALQQLLSALPEDFPRAVLVVLHVGAHRSNLPWLLNQRGPLQAVHPNDGDAITAGHIYIAPPDHHMIVERGIIHLTKGPRENWARPAIDPLFRSAAKAYGPNVVGVILTGGLNDGTAGLYEIKERGGTSVVQSPDDAANPSMPQSAIDHVTIDHCTSLAEMPKLLMRLAGAKVHEVIGYGEDGDKEMTAEFTQNHPVAITCPDCGGALRKTELGSLSQFRCHIGHVYTAEVMLAAQFLALERALETAMRSLGERAELCRQMAEKTNDRGTVANWETAMHEATDQRLPIETLLTRQWIHPHFGRTDR from the coding sequence ATGCCGAAGCATTTGAACGATTGGCTCGCCGGCGCGTTGATGCCCATGGGAATAGAACCTGTCTTCGTAGTTGGCACGTCAGAGGGTGGCGTGACAGCCTTGCAGCAGTTGCTTTCCGCTCTTCCTGAGGATTTTCCAAGGGCCGTGCTCGTCGTCCTCCACGTTGGAGCCCACAGAAGCAATCTCCCTTGGCTGCTGAACCAACGCGGACCTCTTCAGGCTGTTCATCCCAACGACGGCGACGCAATCACCGCCGGGCACATCTACATCGCTCCCCCCGACCATCATATGATTGTTGAACGTGGCATTATTCATTTAACCAAAGGGCCGCGGGAGAACTGGGCCCGCCCGGCGATCGATCCGCTGTTCCGAAGCGCAGCCAAAGCGTACGGTCCCAATGTCGTCGGGGTAATCCTGACGGGAGGGCTCAATGACGGCACCGCTGGATTGTATGAGATTAAGGAACGCGGTGGCACCAGCGTCGTGCAAAGCCCGGACGATGCCGCCAATCCCAGCATGCCGCAAAGCGCTATCGACCACGTGACCATCGATCACTGCACATCGTTGGCGGAGATGCCGAAGCTCCTGATGCGCCTGGCAGGGGCCAAGGTTCACGAAGTCATCGGATATGGTGAGGATGGGGATAAGGAGATGACTGCGGAGTTCACCCAAAATCATCCTGTCGCGATCACCTGCCCAGATTGCGGCGGGGCACTGCGGAAGACTGAATTGGGATCGCTGTCTCAATTCAGGTGTCATATTGGCCACGTCTACACCGCAGAAGTGATGTTGGCCGCGCAGTTCCTGGCACTTGAACGGGCGCTTGAAACGGCGATGCGATCACTGGGCGAGCGTGCCGAACTCTGCCGGCAGATGGCCGAAAAGACCAACGACCGGGGTACGGTCGCAAATTGGGAGACGGCTATGCATGAGGCGACAGATCAAAGGTTGCCGATCGAAACGCTTTTGACGCGGCAATGGATTCATCCACATTTTGGACGTACAGATAGATAG